The nucleotide window GTTTGAAACAGTCTCCTTAAATTACAACATACCCGAAAATTTTACTCCAACATAGTACAACTCAGGCTTGATTCAACATTTAACAAAGAGTTTGTTTTAGTACAATGGACTTTGAATATTTTCCAGGGTATCTAAGTTTAGGCAGATAACAAGTGAACAGCAAACACAAGggcatttcttctgtttctgtccAATCTTTTCCTGCATTTGCAAAGAACACTTTTGTGCTCTGAAAACTAGTCCCTCTTTgctggatttaattttttaatccaACATAAAGATTTAGTTACACCTTTATATTACTCTACTTGTAATGCGAACTTAATTTTCACTTCAGCAACTTTATAACTGATTCACTGCTCtctaatttaaatataaataaaaaatcactgGTGTAGATTATTATACTTATCAACTACTGTAAGAAGATGCCCTATGGATAATTTTTACTTTGCTGCTTATTTAGCTTGATTCCTGCTTGCATTAGGCTGGCTTTGGAAAACTGTTTCTCAATACTTCAAACCCTTCTATGCCCCAGTTTAACTTTGTGGAGAAAATACTGCAAAGAAAACTTGCAACATCTACctaagaatatatatttttccaaaTGGTAAACTATAAAGCATCAGATTACCAACAGATATTTTTTTCGGATGCATTTCTAGAAATATTGGATATTGCGTAAAATGATATTAAAAGTATCTATGAAGTTGGCCAATTTTTGCCAATATGTGTCAGAAGCAGCTGACCCAGTCCTCAAGAATACTAGAGATGTCTGTACCGGTGTTTTATTGTTATCTGAGCAGCTGCTAAATGAGTCACCATTTGAAAAATGCTACAGAACTTTGTttaaaaactttcctcctccctgacAGGTGATCATCACTCTGATTCACTCATGTTTTATTTGGAACTAAATTTTCTGTGATTGTTCTCTTTCCCAAGTGTGCTCTGTTTTTACTACAAGCACAGGTAATATTCAGCACTACAAGAATTGCACTTCCGTATCAGATACTAAAAGCTTCTCGCTTGTACTTCTCTAAAGTAATCACGAAGGTTCAAAATCCTTTTAAGGATTGTACCTTGTGCTCCTGGCCACCTCCTAAACTGAACACAGGTCAGGGCAAGGAATAGATCCAGATTAGttgatgttttcattttatgcATGGTTTGATAAACTATGCTGATTGGGAGTGCCAAAAGACAAAGGTAAGGCTCCTGTTTCACAATCCAGAGCAAACAAGGTCGCTTCGGTGCATGTTGTAAACCTCTTGTACCTTGTCCACAGGAAGGCCCACAACCCTGTGTGAGACGATGGGGAAAGCAGAGATTTGGTTAATCAGAACATACTGGGACTTTGAATTTCCACGCCCTTTCTTGCCCAACTTTGAGTTTGTTGGAGGACTTCACTGCCAGCCTGCAAAACCATTACCAAAGGTATCCCAACCTCATTTTTCTGTTGGCTCGTTTGTTACAATGACTGTTTCTCTCGCTGATAACCACGCAAGCCCTGTCTTGGGAAAGCTCATTGTTATTTAGCATCTGTCCATCCTTGTCCAAACTGAGGGCTGGTTTACAGCCTGCTGTCTCAAAAGAGGATGTCAGCACAGGGTAATAGAGTGTCTGCTTTAGGAGAAAATAGATGCTACCCCAGGGTACTTAAATGTAATATTTAATTCTAAGATGCAGACTTGCAGCCCATGATAACATTGAAATACCTGATGCCAGAAGGCACTATGACAAGACAAATTCTTTAGGTAAAACGGGGTCAAAACTTGCAGAAATAGATGAGTGATAAACACTTTTTCTATTGTACCTTAGTTTAAGAAAGCTTAAAGGGAGTAATGCAGTGAGTATCTCCAGCTTATGCTCTCTGTGACTTGAAGTATTCAGGTGGAATTTGAAACTCCCAAATACTGAAGATGACAACATGACAAGCTCTGGTGTAGATTATCTTTCCTGTAGGAGCCTTGGAAGATACAGGCCATCTTCAGTGCAAGTTTTCTACTAAAAGAAACCTTCTAACTCTCTTCCCACTCCCCTGTAGCATGGGTTGAGCTTGGGGAAAATGGATAAACCATTCTCTTTTGCATGTTAGTGCTCCAGTTCACATGATACTAACTAAtaaaaggaacaggaaaaccTGTTGGTGTGATTTGTAGATGATGTTTCGAGCAATGTGGTACATAGTAAGAAATGAGAACTGTCTGACTAGCAAAGTGACAGCACCAACTCGGTGAATCTGTGATCAGGATGCTGAAACACCCTCTCAGGTTTCAGCAGAGCTATGTAATACAAAGTACTTGTTCCAGTAAAATCCAGAACCATGATCATGCTAAGGAGAGTGTCAGAGTATGTATGGCCTGCTCGTGATAATGCCAGGATTCATTCCTGCTGCTTGAAATGAATCCCAAAACTTGCTTTCAGAAAGACAAAGCAACTGTCACCTGTCTTAACTTGTCCTGCTCCTCATTTGGGAGAAACCCACTGTTTTCCACAGGCCCAGGTCAGTCTTTGACTGACCTGTCAGTCTGTCAGGAGGCGTTCACAGCATCATCATTTCCTGAATAAGCTGAAAAGGTTATGCTCTCTATTCACAGAAATCTGTGAAATCTGCATTGTGTAATTACCCCTGGTATGTTTTCTACCTCTCCTAGGAAATGGAAGAATTTGTTCAGAGCTCAGGGGAACATGGAGTCATCGTATTCACTCTTGGGTCAATGGTCCACAGCCTAAGTGATGAAAAAAGTAATGTGATTGCCAAAGCCCTCAGCCAGCTTCCACAGAAGGTGAATTTCTTTTCAATCCTCAAACAAGTTGCCTTGTTTTTTTCACCCCCTTTTATGTCTGGAGTGGCCTGTTATTTACCTGGATCCCTGCTGGATGTGATACAGCCAGGAAGCTGTGTTCTCTCAGACACACAGCTGAGTTACTTCATGGGGAGTTGGGGTGTTTCACCTCCTCTGACCCAAAAGACATGGAGGTGCATCTACAGgccaaaatgcaaaaatcactccatgcatttttttttattagcacATAATAACCACTCAAAGAGTTCAACTGCAGCCAAAGCTATCTAAATTTTTGGAAAAGATATATGGGTTTCAGATAAAGCTCTAAATTACATGTAATAATACAGAAAGGCACATCACATGCACTGTGTTTATCTTATTCTTCCATTGTTCAAGGTTCTCTGGAGgtacaaagggaaaaaaccagaaactcTGGGCTCCAACACCAGGATTTTTGACTGGATACCACAAAATGACCTGCTTGGTAGGACTGTTTCTATGTGGGATGGATTGCACGCTTGGAAAAActgttgccttttttctttccactagAATGGTTAAGTCTAGCCAGAACCATGTAATGCTTGTGGATATACTTAGTTTCACAGCTTAAGCTGCAGAGCTTTGCTCTTGGGAGCCTGTCTCCTAAAAGGCTCTGACTTACAGAGCTTGGTGGCAGTTGTCTGAAGGGCTCATAAGTACCCGTAGGCAGGAGTAAAGACCAAAGTAGAGTTGTACTCTGGAGCTGGATTTGGCATCTGCGGTTCACCTCCAGAACTCATTCTTCAAAATGCTTGACCTAAGCAAGGCTGAAGCACGGGTCTGTTCTGACCCTGATACCGTGTGAAAACTACAACTGCACAATAGCAAAGGGCTGAAGTAACTGTGGGGTaggctgcagggatgtgctgatTCACATGttgtgttaaaataattttgactgTGTGAAAGCTAAGCATGCAAGCGCTGCTGCTGATCCAGAGGTCAGGGCTGTTCCCTTCTCTAGCAGTGCATTGTCCCCTCTATGCTGTGTTCACACCCCAGTGAATGcagcctgccagagctgctgtaaCACACCCCTCTCCTTCTTTGTTCCAGGCCATCCTTTGACAAAGGCCTTTATTACACATGGTGGGACCAATGGGCTCTATGAAGCCATCTACCATGGGATCCCAATGGTTGGGATTCCCATGTTTGCTGACCAGCATGACAACCTTGCTCACATGGTAGCAAAAGGAGCTGCGGTTCAGGTGGATTTCAACACAATGAAGACACAGGATCTGGTTGATGCACTGAAGACAGTAATTTACAATTCCACGTGAGTTTTGCTCTTGTCTTACAGTACTCTTGCCTTAAGTAGATGTTATTAAAATCCCGGGCTGCTCATGTGAAAAATTCTGCTGGCTCTTCTGGGAATGGAAAATGAATAGCTGACGTTTGGATTTCAGATGAAGGCCATCTTTCCTGTCTGAGAATCAGCATTTCTCAAAAAGGAGAGATAAGTAATTGGCTTTTCCTTATACTGCATTTTATGAGTGCTTTGAGAAAAACAGATCTTGGAAACTTCAGAGGAGCTTTTGAGAGCTCTCTACTAGTGTAAATCCTCTGGAGGACATAATTCTAGTTTTATTAGATCTTAGCTGCCTGTAGTCATAACAGTTTTTTCTCCTACCCCTGACTTAGCAGTATTCTTAGGTTATTGTACCGATCAGTCAGGActcagaggagaaggaagcccagcagctgggatcGCTTGCTAAGGATAAGACCACAGACAAAGGGAttggaaaaatgcagaagtcTGCAATCTTTAGCAGCAACTCCCATCCAGTGTGAAGGACAGGTGCTCCTTCAAGTAAGAACCTGCAAATTCCTGATTCAAatgggccagcactgatggaGATATCTAGTATCTGAGGGACTCAGCCATGGTGGAGGCGATCTGTAACAACCTGGATGGCAGCTGGTACATGAGCCTGACACCATAAGGTCTGGAATCCCCTCAGGTCAGTTGGGATCAGCTTTCCTTGCTGTGCCCCTCCCAGCCTCCTCACTGGTGGGGTGGTGTGAGAgacagaaaaggccttgactcAGTATAAGCGCAGCAGTAAGGAAAACATCCCCACTGTATCAACACtgcttccagcacaaatccaaaaaataccccacatCAGCTACTATGAAAAATGTCAACTCTATCCCAGCCTAAATCAGCACACTCTATTATACTGGAACAGAAATGCTGTaaatgtttcaatttttttttaaggagtaTCTGGAATAATTTTGAATAACTATTTTGTAAAATACTGGCTTTCtctattactatttttaacCCAATTTTACACATAGAGGAATAAACTGGACCAgcttcaaatatatttaaataagaCTGATGAAAGTAAAAGCAGGACTGTCTACCTTCCTCAAGAGGACTGCCAGGTGTTAAATggtttatttcagaaataagtgaaaaatctctttggtttctgcttgttttttttttccccagctatAAGGAAAATGCTCTAAAGTTATCCAAGATACAGCATGACCAGCCTGTTAAGCCTCTGGACAGAGCTGTCTTCTGGATTGAATTTGTGATGCGTCACAAAGGAGCAAAGCACTTGAGACCAGCTGCTCACCATCTCACCTGGTACCAGTACCACTCTCTGGATGTTCTGGCATTCTTGTTCACCTGTATAGCCACTATTGTCTTCATTCTTTTCAAGTGCTGCCTATGTTGCTGTAGAAGATGTGGCAGGATTGCAAAGAGGAAGACAGAATAGACACCTTGTTTCCATCAGCAGTTTTCTTCTCCTAGGCTGACTCAGCAAGGCATTTATGCACATTGGCTGGTGAACAAGTTTATTGGGATGTGCTTTAAGCTGGGCTTATCATGAATGCACCACAACaaagctgctgtggggcagagctgcttgCTTAGCCAGCAAATTCCTTCTTGtctaaataaaactaaattataGTTGCTTTATCCCTTGGGACCATGTTAGCTGATCACACATGGTCCTTGCCATGGTAATTGTTGCTCTGTATTTTCAAATATCTCAAATATTTTGGTATATTTCATAAATTCAGCCTTGCCCTATGGGCCTGCAACTAGGCTCCTTATCCTAACTCTGTCCTCTCCTCTAGTGTTATGCAGGCTTGATCACCGATTCACAACCAAAATGCCTCCTCTCTTGTTAGGAACTCTCCAGACTGGACAGTGAATCCAAGATCAGGGGCTCCTAAGAAGTGCCCATCTGAAGGGCCACAATCATGGCTTGCCTTGCTGCAAGTGGCAAATGCACTGACTACTTGGGGGCTGAGTGGAGATTAGAATCCTGAGACCACCATAAACATTACTTTCCTGGGAaccatttctcttttccattcaGTCAGGAATTCTTACTGCACAGGCCATCATTCTAACTGCAACACTGCAGGGGCATGAAAACCACCTCTGTCAGGAACTTGCCCACCTTAACCCCAAAGGCCTCTGAACCATAGGAATTGATAAATGCAGGAAAACCTCCAGAGAGGGAACTTGCAAAGAAGTAACATTCCATGTGGAAACAGTGCAATAGCCACTTGCCTTTCCTGAAGAGCTGGAGAGAAAATAGTGCTACTCTTCGGTCAGACAGGAGTGGTAGTAAGCGTAGTGCCTCTTCAGGTGTTAAAGATACCTGTAAAATGCTGCTAGTCCAGGCCTCCTGTTCCAGGTAAGGCTATttcactgctgtgccagcttACTCAAGAAAAATCCCGCTCAGATTTCaactgatatttttaaatactctgGAATTGTTTTCAAACAGAACATGATTATTTGTTTACATAATAAAATTCCTTATGCCACATCAAGTTTTTTTTATTAGCATTGTCATGTTTCAACATCTGCTTAAACTTCTTCATACTACAACACTTACAAAAGCTCAGCTGTTTCCAAACTATACAGGGGTTACAAGAAGAAAACTGCATATCATGGCAATTTCTGGTATACTGTTCCTGTTGTCATGATGGGATCATAACCAGGAATATGCACAGTGAATAGAAAGGGGAACTGCATGACACTAAGGCCCCAAATCAGAAAGGGGTTGCTGTAACCAGTCAGAGAGGTGGGTGGGTCCCtaggcacagctccatcaggctGGATCACTATGAGCTCCTGTCACACAGTTGCTGAGATGTTGGTTTGGATGCCAGAAGGCCAGCAAGCCTCCCAGCATGCTGCACAGGTATTGGTCAGACAGGGCTAACAAAGGACACAGGAAACAGGATAGATGGGAAAAGCTGGACAAAGTGCTCCTCAGTCCCTGTAAGGAGGTGCATCATTTCTGTAACCTACTCTGAGTAATTTGGCTTATCTAGTactgaatttaaaaagtaaaacaaccaaccaaccaacccaaacaaaaaaaaactcgAAACCAAAACCCCTTCTTCATTTTAGAGTCTGTATACAATGCAGAGAAAGATATCAAAGTACGAGGGTGGTCTGTGACACATTTCTCCAATTAGACACAGAATGTATTCTAAATCTGACACACTGATCTAATCCTCCAGCTAG belongs to Zonotrichia leucophrys gambelii isolate GWCS_2022_RI chromosome 4, RI_Zleu_2.0, whole genome shotgun sequence and includes:
- the LOC135446755 gene encoding UDP-glucuronosyltransferase 2A2-like isoform X1, whose translation is MAMKTTGSKKYLQLLLFQIALLGPVFCGKVLVWPTEGSHWLNMNVMVQELIRRGHSFTILVANASLFIEPKPKTTEKFEIYNVPYEKDLPEALINDIVDLWLNHRPTILTFWRFYQELGRLSIGWQEMNKMMCDAVLNNQELMARLQGSGFDLLLSDAVTPCGELLALKLGIPFVYSLRFSPAFTLERHCGKIPAPPSYTPAALSELTDRMSFGERVKNFVSYHLQDYVFQSYWGHWDTYYSKVLGRPTTLCETMGKAEIWLIRTYWDFEFPRPFLPNFEFVGGLHCQPAKPLPKEMEEFVQSSGEHGVIVFTLGSMVHSLSDEKSNVIAKALSQLPQKVLWRYKGKKPETLGSNTRIFDWIPQNDLLGHPLTKAFITHGGTNGLYEAIYHGIPMVGIPMFADQHDNLAHMVAKGAAVQVDFNTMKTQDLVDALKTVIYNSTYKENALKLSKIQHDQPVKPLDRAVFWIEFVMRHKGAKHLRPAAHHLTWYQYHSLDVLAFLFTCIATIVFILFKCCLCCCRRCGRIAKRKTE
- the LOC135446755 gene encoding UDP-glucuronosyltransferase 2C1-like isoform X2, with the translated sequence MLGPKFPWLLWAYTCCCSTVFCGRVVVWPTDASHWINVKVLLQELVLRGHEVTVLVPSCNLLINYQDTSSPFTFEVLQVPFSQETLDASMEDFLNFWMNEAFNLFPWEIMWKMKEQLEVFTNMSKQTCDTFVMNSQLIAKLQQAKFDVLIADPLSVGGELVAEMLEIPFVYSFRFSEGNVVERLCGGLPSPPSYVPASTMGLTHHMSFVERLQNFLFYIFTDLFFLKFWRDEWDGYYSNVLGRPTTLCETMGKAEIWLIRTYWDFEFPRPFLPNFEFVGGLHCQPAKPLPKEMEEFVQSSGEHGVIVFTLGSMVHSLSDEKSNVIAKALSQLPQKVLWRYKGKKPETLGSNTRIFDWIPQNDLLGHPLTKAFITHGGTNGLYEAIYHGIPMVGIPMFADQHDNLAHMVAKGAAVQVDFNTMKTQDLVDALKTVIYNSTYKENALKLSKIQHDQPVKPLDRAVFWIEFVMRHKGAKHLRPAAHHLTWYQYHSLDVLAFLFTCIATIVFILFKCCLCCCRRCGRIAKRKTE